TAATATATATAGGAAAGGTGGAAAATTGTAAATGacgtaaatgtacattaatatgAGTATaacaacaatttaataaaaaaatacatgagaAAAGACAGATCCACACAACATGCTGGCCAGAACTGTACCTTGTCTAGTACTCCATTGGGAGTCTGCAGTGTGAGAGGGCACCAGGTATTTGatgaacaaaaaacacatataatGATACTTTTCACACTGAAACAATTACAAACCTCCACAGTTCTTTTATTGCGTAAGTCTTTCAAAAGGAAACACTActtagttttaaataatttatgtatTGCATACGCTTTCACCACTTTGATTTAAGCTTTAGGGCTGCATACGTTCACtcaatttgttcatattttctaATGAACCCATTGTGAACATATATTTCTCTGCTCCTCGTTTACAGTAATGTGTTTGTACAAACAACAAAGAATGGTTGGTTTAAAGCTAATGTAATTCCTTTTATTAGCCACTCACACACCTTAAACTCACAGGACTCCTCTATGATGACCTCTAGCCTGCTGTGCTCTCCTAGAATGGGTTTACCCATCTCAGAGATCCTCCGGGCCTCTTCCTCTTCAGGGGTGGGGTTTGctgtcagaaaacaaatacacttaTTCAACATGCttataatttattatgttatttatagaaaacaaacacacatatgcagttACACTTAAGTTAAAAGTACAGGCACAAGCCTCAAGCATAAGGAAGAAAACATGCCACACTGCACAcactttcaaagtaaaaaagatTAAAGGCGCTGTGTGTATCAGGGCTGTGCTATATCATGTTGTCTGTCTTATCTTGTAATATATTCTTCCCATATATGTTGGTTAATTCTAAAATAATAAGCTTAACCTTTTGTCTAGAAATGGTTCAAAACATGAATGATTTGTAAATTGTGTCAGAAACCAGAACCTGGAAAGGGTGGAGAGGGAATTCATTGTGTTACCAGCTCAATCACAAAAACCTGAATGTAAAGAGgccaaaattaaagcaaaaacgATAACAACAGCATCTATAAATAtagaatgtaaaataataatgacttGAATTATATCATGATAATTATTGGTGTGGaataatatagaaataaatGATCATAATTCTTTTTTGTATATCTTTTAGCACTAGTGTGCATGCATACATCAttgacagtcttttttttattatttattttaataacagaCTCAAAGCCAGGGTCCTACTCCTGAACTTACAATCAATAAACTCAAACAATATGTTGTTGGCTGTACACAACCCAGAAAAAAGCATGATCTGAATCTTTGTTCAAAAAACCCTTATCCTACTAAACTAACATAAgataaatcaaaagtgtaaacCAGCATATCAGTTAATAGCAGGAAGATTTGTTAAGGAAGTATTCACATTAATTGTTAGGGTCAGTCTGATCCATTGCAGTTGGACATCGCAGTAAAAAGCCCCAGCCTTTTCATCAACCACACTTAAAACACACATGGCTCAGCAAACATGGGTGGCATATACTGCCACAAGAAGTCTAGTCCATAGCTCCAGTGGTGGAACTTGTACCTCTAGCAGTGGTAAAGGTCCACTCAGACCAAAATGAGCCTGGTCAAATTTTAGTATAGCatggcaaaatgtaaaactctcAGTAGGAGTAATAGGCTAAATATGGCACGTGATGGTTGCTGAACTGTACAACATTATACAGAGAGGTATTACTGTTATTTAGCCAAGCAtcaattatatactgtaaataggGTTTTGAATAGAAACACCTGTCAGCAGCTGCACAAACTACACTACATCTACAGTAAGAGAAACATCTCGACATTATCCTGTTCATGAGGATTATTGAATGACTGTAAATTACAGCACAAAACAAGAAGAAGCAAGCCTTAAGACTTTCATGATATGTTAAATTTATGCTCTTCTACCAAATAAGCACAATGCCAAGGGAGGCAAAATGGAAAGTAATAAGCCTTTTTTTGAACAGGACGTAATAGTCAAAGGAAAGCAAGAAGGGTTTTATGTATATAATGAAACCCTAATTTTGATAgtgtgatcattttaaattattatgcaGCACATTGCAGCATTAATAACCAGACTTACAAACTGCCTTACCCTGGTTTAGCAGCAGTGCTGTGAAGAAAGACAGATAATGATTCAGTACCATACAATAACACTATTTTTAGGGCCTAACACATTATTTGGCCTGACTGAATCtaaaacacaacaggaaaacaaatacTCTACACTTCCAGATTGCTGgcctttattttcactttcacctGATGAAGTAAACGTTCATTATAAGCTGATGTAACTGATTCTTTTGACCTCCACTAACAAGTACATATCCAATTCCTGCATCATCCTGCTGACACATTGGGTTACAGGCAACAGGCACTAAAGGATACTAAACTTATAATTGCCTGCAGCGACAGTGAAACAAAGACAGCAGTGAAGTGCAGGATGTAATCTTCCATCACTGGCGTTTAAAAAGGTGTCCAACATACAGACACCTGGTCTGctgttgtttgtattttatttatttcagctcttatttttgctgcaatcTACTAGTTTGTCTATAGTATTTTAggttattataaataaaaaaaaaacattttctttgactATCATCTTGTACTGGCTTACATAGCATCATGAAATCACATGTCActcattaataataaaacttaaaatgccTACACACTCACCAGAAAGTCCTCGCTTCAGCCATTTTGGGTCCTCAAGCACTATGAAGAAGTTTTCCTGCTTTTCATATTCGTCCACATTTATAATGTGCACTTGTAACACCTGACTGGATatatgcaagcacacacacacacacataaacacacaaaaaaattattaataaattcaatTCACAATAAGGTGGCTAAATACACAAAACCGCCGGAACTTTCTTGGCTCTAACATCTAAATCACATCTCCAGTTGAAGTGAACTAAATAATTAATCACACTGGACTTGTAAATAATTCAAGACTAATCATAGTGTGTTCTTCCTCTAACTGTGCCACAGAAATAGCACTAATCTAAATGCTCACATCTcacaagtataaaaataaattatttcagcAGAAAAGAatcagttaaataaataaaaattaaatgataaCGCTAACCACCTCCCACTCCCCCTATCTACTACATCCCATGCTCTTTATCATGCAGCATCTGCTGATGTGACATGTTACATAACAGTCTTTCACTAAGTGTACAATTAGTCCATGTGCAAACAGTTTATATCGCCTGAAAGTTTAATGGGATGAGGATCTATCAGCTTACATGGGGTGACTGAAGGTTCCTAGACTCGGTCGGAGAAAGGATTATCTTTGGGTGTCAAATCGTCCGGTAATTCTGTCTAAAAGGGCCTCTTCCACTTGAAGTGGATGACTGATCACCCATAGTAATGTTAAAGTTCATGTTCATATACTCTGTTCCTAAAAGTCCTAACAAACCAAAGTAGCATAAATACAAAGCATTTAGGATGTTTTGTTTCAGGActaatggtttttaaaaaagtaggTTTACTTCTTTTTAAACCACCACAGTGGTCTTTTTGATTACTGTGTTCATGGTTATACTGGAAAGGCTTATTGGCTTATATTAAGttagataaatataaaaatgttcaaaaagacCTTTTTAGAAATACATAGAAGAGATGCACAAGGAACTGATACTATTAACgatatttttttgaaaaattattcaaaaactAAGTCAGAccaaaacatgtttaacatttgtttctATGCCTTCAGTAGAAATCAGTTGGTCTGGGAGTCAGTACTGTACAAATGAacttatatttttgttataaaaacaataaaaaatactaCAGGCCTTATGTCCTGCAGGCATTGTGATAATGAAAAAGCATGGTTTTCCTGTATTGTATTTTAAGGGGCAGGAAAGTGGCACAACCATAACAGACCCAATGTCTACCATTGTCTCCATCTCTGCAGAGGTTGACTTTATACCATGCTTGCTAGTCAGTGCCTAACCTGGTCTGTTCATTGGTGAATTGAAGCTCCCCACTTGTCTCCTCGTAGTCCACACCAGCCTTGGCACTGCCATCCTCTGTATGGTAGGGCACAGCAACAGTGCCTCTGGAGCCTGAGTTCCTCATCACTGTCACACTCAGTGTTCCTGTGCTCTCACTCACCCGCAGCACCTGCTGACCAAAAGTAAAGATGCCAGCATGGTCATCGTCCAAGATAGTTATAGTGGCAACCAGTGGCTCCACCAGTTGTCCCTTAGGTGGGGTTCCTGTCCCTTCATTTCCACCTTCTTCTAACCTCAGGTTTTGAAGACGCATAAAGAAATGCTCATCCTCCTCAAAGATGTCATCATCCAAGATAACAACCTGGAGAGTGTAAAGTACTGTACAGTTACACACCTCATGGCACACACCTTAAACTTTCTTTGCAACATAATCTGGtatatttaaacaaagcagagaaattGAAATACAGCAAGCAGCGAACTTTGTGACAAAGGCAAAATTTTGAAATGGAGACAACATTTTTTGTAGTAACTAAGATGACTACCTTCCACAGCCACCTGTTCTTGCTCACCTTGATCTCTTTGCGAGTCTCCCCTGGCTTAAACACCAGGGTTCCTTTAGTGAATTCATAATCTGCCCCAGCATTCGCAGAGCCATTTTCTGTACAGTAGTCAACATAGAAAATGTTCTCACCAGTGCCTCCATCAAGGATCACTCCAAGGCTCAGTGAGCCACAGTTCTCAGTACACTGGTACTGAGGgctttcaaaacaaatgtgcGAGCATGTGGCCTTGTCAGCATTTTGGACTCCTAAACGCCGTGTGTGCTCAGCAGCGTGTTTCTTTAATATGTTGCCAGCACCGATCAACATGCGTGTCGCCTGAACACGATAGAAGGCACGGCTTTTCTTCTGGTGGACTAAGGCAGAGTAATTGGCCATCTCAATCAGTTGGTCCAGGTCTTTGTCCGGATGTTTGTCTTTCAGGTCTTTGAGGATGCAAACTACCTATCCAAGAAATCAGTTGGAAATTAAAACACCATATGTACTGAGATGTACTTTTTGCCAGATGTTCTAAAACGGCTGCACATATTGTTCAGTAGTCCCGTCATACAATGTGACTAAACAGGCTGTGTGTGGACAAGAAGGTTCTAGAGAGAGTTCACAGCAAAATAAGGACAAATGGCTTAGAATATAATGACAAAAGTATTGATGTTTCCAAGAGAAAATTCCTGCTATTCAAACTAGCCACAGGAAATATAATTTTGACCTTCAATTcccattatttttaaagttataaAACCTCAGAACCACCAATGGTCCTCTCAGGACAGAACATGTACACCTGCTCATAGATGTCTTTTCTCTTGCCTTTTAAAGAGCTGATATTATAGCTTCTATGTTCAACACCAGTTAATGGGAACACCACTCTATGAACAATGTTACGCTGCAGGAACAGCTACATAAAACTGGCTGCTGGAGATGTAAATGGAGTAACACACTAGTTATGTAGTTGATGAACTTGATATTGATTGTAAATGTGAAGGGGAAGTGGTTGCTGTTTCCTTAGCTAGGTTGTTCAGTGACAACTTTCTCAGCAATTGCTTTACAAATCTTAGAGTTTCTTAGAGAAGTAATACTTCTGTTCACTTGGAATTGGTGGTCATAGCTAAATGAAAATCATGACCTGATGTGTTGTATGAAAAGTCTGTCTAAAGTcccacagaaaatgtatttaacaccAAGTGACTCATAGAAGTCTAATGAGTCAATTTCCCTcagagatttttaaaatagattcaGTTCCAATTGTGGATCAGCCGCATGTGTCTCCCCTTTGTTTATTTCTTAtcccctgtgctgtcactctgctgcgacacaaacacacataaagacattatacagttaaaatctgtgtacCAGGTGTCTAAAATCTGTCCAATGTCCAATACGGAGGAGAAATCCAATTACTATTCTGCTCCATGTATACACAGATTTCCAATAAGGTTTCTTAAGTTTATGTACACTTTTACCCAATGAGCAGAGAAAGGTGGTTTCTCAGATTAACCTGTTAATTTAGGTACGTGTAAATACAGTCTGGGTTACAGCACTGCCAGATTTCATTGGGCCCCTCTGTGTAGTAATGACACTTCTGACATTTCTATGGCACATGTGCTTAGCACCAAGAGCTCCATAAAGGTTCATAAAATAGTTCATGTTTAAATGACACATCCAAAGTCTTGCCTTAATTCTTACTCTGCTGCAATGTAAACTCTCTCTCAACTCTATTTTCCCTACCATAGCTGAAGTTTATTCAGCTTCACAGTCCAAAATGATGTCACGGTGGAAGCAGGAGATTTAaacttttgaattatttaaaccACCACAGAGATAGAATGATCGAGAAGCACCTTAATCCATTCCAAAActattactttttgttttccataataccagctctttaaaataattacaaatatagGCCCAAtttttagtaaaacatttacagcactCTAATATAAAATAGACACAAACCCTCATCTTAAGGGAAAATCGTGATTTTACAAGCCAGTCTTGTAATATAGTGCCATGTATGTCAACAAGATTTAATCCTAAATCTTGATCTTACCTCTTTATTCTGGTCTAGTTCATTGCTTGTCTGTACAGAGACCATAACACTGGAGTTTCCAGGGTATGAACTGCCATCAGACAACTTTCCATCCATGATCACATCTGTGCCTTTGGGGCCAAGGTCACCTTCCATTTCCACCACAATGCCATGCCTCTTGTCAGCACGATAACGCTTGTGCATGTATTTGTAGAAGAGTAAGCGGCGGTCAGCAATCCAAGCCAAGATCACACACACCGGGAAGTAAAGTAGTGTCACTATAGCCTCCCACACCTGCCAATGTAAGCATTTGGATTTATATACTTCATTGattagaaaatacaataatgcaTATGACGACATCGGAAACACACCTCTACAATCCCTGGTGAGATGACAGCCAGTATTAGGTAGAGCCAAATGTAGGCAAAGATGCTCCAGAAAGCCGTAATGAAAAAGACACGCAGATGTTTGATCTTGCGAGACTCTCCATCAGGgatcacccacacacacagtccaatTATCACAAACATATTAAAGGCAGCACTGCCCACTATAGTGCCTGGGCCGAGCTCTCCTGCATCAAAGTTGTGCCCACACACCTGTCAAAGGGAAACATTTGAGGGACAAAAGAAATAAGGCAACCGAGTCAGTTCTGTACTAACTTtcttacaaaaatatattaaaatatcctTATTATTTTTTGGTGGGAATTCTACAATACTATATATTTACTATATATTTACTGATATTTACTATGTataagtagaaaaataaaaccagaaaataaCCTATactacaacaagaaaaaaagtttgtctCCTCTTAGACcataatgttaattttatttatgatgAGACTGACAAAAAGTTAGACTCTGATCACCATTCCACATTCATAATTAATGTGAAATGTCTCTTGTGTGTTAACAAGGTAAGTTAAAGCcaaaaacacttttatattaaaataaacacttcaaAATTATATTGATGCTACACTGACTGGTAATAATGCAGATGAAAACATATCAAGGTAATCCTTGCTTTGTAAGTTTATTTTAGTTGTAAGCTGGTTTTAGAATGTCTGAATATGCATATTTACTTCATTATGCAATTTAGTTTTATCGCTGCAGATTATATAAGATGAGATTGTTACAGGAACGTGAAATTACATAATAGTGTCACTGCCAGGCTGTTTTTAGTGTTAATgtgaagagaaataaaactatgcagagtcatatttgaataaaatcctgtaatattattttaacaatgtttggCAGCTGATGCTTTCTTTGCAGTTTCAGTAAAAGCTACAGCTTGTAATTAAATACATGCATAATACAAGCTTAACCCTCCCTTTATGTCGAGACCTCAAACCGCAAGTATTTATAACAGATAAAAAACTCTCAGACACAGTATAAACAGGCAAATAACAAAAGTACCAAATCCTGCTTATTGGTGCTTTAAAGTATTTGAAGTGTACCTCAATAACAGAAAGTAAGATCTCCGGTGCAGAGGAACCCAAGGCCATGAGTGTGAGGTTAGACACAGTTTCATTCCAGATCCTCACTGTAGTCACTGTAGTTTCACCGTTTGGTTTGGTGATAGTCACCTCCTTCTCCTACAATGACAGAGATttgtatttaaagttatttaccACTGAATTCATGCAGGCAAGGTTCAATTTATGTAATTAATGTCACATAACGATGatgctaaaaatacattttaataaataatcaatGATATATTAAACTTGAATAATCGAACAGAACAGACCAATCTTGCTATACACATGCCTTCTTGTTTACAGTAGAACTGCTTGATgcctttttttatgtcaaaaccGTTAAGACTGTAAATGGACAAAACTGAGTGTGGTTCTGGCCAGGCAAAAAAGCCAATTAAAATTTACAGTGTCtactaaaaaaatgtacaagacCAAAACTAATCCACAATGTCTGCACTTGAGACATAAAATagtatttaatgtgaaaaatctCTTTATTCTTAACTGTATGTAAAAGAGCTTACCACAGGCGAAGAACCCAGAAATTGTGTGACTTAGAAATCAATACAGAAACCAAAACTGAGTATGGACTATGATAATAACtgtaaaaagtttttaaaacacattgagcAAAAGTTTAATATTAGGATCATTTAACGCTTGTCAAATAAAgctagttttaaaatgttttgtagaaATAAGCTCCTGGATTTAATTAACTTAACGACCTATTTAAAGAAGTGCTGTCGACACCTCTTTTGACactcacaaaacagcacagGCAGCAGTACAGAGATACATGCTTCTAAAAGGTTTTGAGTGAGGCTTAACCTGCTACTCAATCAGATTAGTACATTTCAAAgcattgttatttattgtaatttgataataaaCAACAGTTAAAGAGCTTTGCAGAACGCTGTGAAAGGTAGCAGTTGGTAGATGACAGTAGCAAAGCAGTGGGAGGGATGGCTGTGTGGAGCAGACTGGATTGACTTTAATTCTCATACTAGAGCTAGTTTAAGCTGTATGTTGTAGCTTATAGTAGTTATGGCTCGAAGCTCATGTGATACTTTTATTTGTCAATGAGCAATCACTAACAATCCGTATAAAAATTTTATAAAAGTTATGGTTCTTTATCTTAACAACAGTCAggttcatatttattttgacagtaaAACAGtcaacaaaaaagcagcagaatgaattAATGTGCAGGCTTGGTAAGCATCAGGAAAGAAACTCATTATGTGGTGATCTCTTGGGTCCAAACAATAGGCAGTGATTGAGAAATCAGcaatcaaacaaaaactgaaacatttattgtcattaagTCAGTGGTGTCCAACTACTTCTGAGCCATCAATATAGATTACCAGTAAGAAGAGGGACAGATGTATATCTAAATCTATAGATGCAGTTTGcagtttatatttgtttacaaACCTGACTTTATAAAAGCACATGTAACTCTTGCTCACCAGAGCTCAGTGCCCATTATTTGTTAGTAGAATGGGACCAAAGAATTAACAGCAATATTACCTGAGAAGTGATGACTTCTATGGATGCCATGAAGCGATCTGCGATGATGGATACACCAAGGAACATGTACATGAGACAGAGGAAGTAGATGACAGCCCTCCCTGTCTGCTCCACCAGTGGAGGGTTGAGTGGTGACCACACAGGTAGCAAGATACCAGGTCTACACACCACAGTGCCCGAACATGTCCGTTTTCCAGATCCTGTTGTGTTACCCATGGACTGAGGCACCTCAGCGCCAGATGCTCGCTCCAAATCCTGTGGCTGGAATGAGGTGCAGGGGTGGGCcaggaggaaaagagagaggaggaggaaaaagagtgTGGAAACTCTAAAAGGGGGGGGTGCCATAATATTCCTGAGTCAGGAGGGGTCTGGGGGTCACTGGGGGAATCGCAGGGTCAGAAGACTCtcctagagacagaggaggcACATTTTTGAGAAACAATCTGATGCAATCAGATGTAAAAgattactttacattttttctgcttataaaaacatattatccTAAGGCTAAGAATTCAGCAGTAAACAGAATATCACATTCTTGCGCAAAATTCagatcaaattaaaagctcCTACAGATAACTGTATCTGTACGGTGTTAAGTAATGCAGTGATTTCATTATGTCAGAAATGATGATTATTAAATTAAGATTATTATAATTAAGAATTATTGCATGATATTTCTTTCAATACTTTGCAATGTTTATCCTCATTTCCaccaaatatattaaataatagtAATTCTTGATAAACTGCCAAAAAGTTGTTCAAACTTGTATTTACACAAAACAATTTCTGGTTTTAGCAACACCTGAGGTTcccatttttaatcatttaccCCTCTCTCACATAAAATGTGGCCAAGCTGacccccttcacacacacacacatgcacgcatacacacacatgtatgcacacacacacacacacaaacaaatgagacaaaaaaggCCACACAGGAGCACAGGTTCAAAACTGTATGCCAAATGGTTattaaaaagctaaatacaGACAAGTATTGCCTATTATGAAATTATAAGCATGGTGatcagaatcagatttattggCCAAGTATGCTAACACATACAAAGAATATGATATGTAATGACAAATAACATACAAGGGAAACAAACTACAGACAGCATAAAAAATGGCCTAAAGAAGGCAGGTTCAGTTCCAACACAATTACTTGTGTACTTACAGtgcaatgtgtttatttgtgtgagCATGTAGTAAAGTGTTTGTGTATCCAGTGTATACTGAAGCAGGGATATCAGCAATGTATCAGTAAGTATGAGGTCAGTTGTTAATAACTGATGGTCTGAAGAAAGATGGGAGAAGCTGAAAGAGGTTGTGTCCAGAGGGAGAGGGGTCATTGGTGATTTATTTTGCCTGCTTCCTGGCTCTCGATGTGTATAAGTCCTGGAGAGTGGGCAGGGGAGCACCAATGATTCTTTCTGCAGTTCTTAGTCTCcactgcagtctgttcttgtcctGTTTAGTGGCTGCTcaaaccagactgtgatggaggagcATAGGACAGACTCAATGACAGCAGTGTAGAACTGGATCAGCATCTCCtgcagccatttaccatttaaaattaCTAATGGGCCAGAAGAACTGAGTCCTTATGTCAAACCAGGATAGGTTAAAACAGATGAAACTGTGAACATTTGGAACATTTGGGGAGTGAACTTAAGACATACCTTTGTCTACCTAAATAGCAGTTTGGACAACACAACAACTTTATGATACCTGTTACTTATATCATTTTTGTCACATTCACACTAGAGTATTTATCCTATCTGCCtcatataatataattttcatttttattattgttgttgtggttgttgttacTAATAGTGTTGTATACAGTATTACTCAAGACAGTATCTGATCTTAAAAAGGGAGActagtaattattttaatgcactTTAGATTTTCATATAATGACAACAATCTGTAAcatatgtaaataattattaatctTGCTGTTAATTACTTACTTTCTTTATCATCCAAATACTTACCAAATTACTTATCCTAACTGTACTCGATCAATCCTCCATGACACTCATGACTGCTATGGTACCTGAGTGAACCTTGTATGCACTACCATAAGCTATCAATTGGCCATTATGGTAACTACTTACCTAGTTGTAATACTGCAAAATGTTTCACTGATTCTAAAAACATGTCTTAATCTTGTTCAAAACATTGTAAATTACATGTGTGTTGCTGCTGCCTCAATGTATTCATTTAATCAGTTGCATgacattatttaacatttgtgtgtgttttgtattaatgaagaggaaaaacacaggCATATCAGCAGAGCAGTGTAAGTGTGTAGCAGACATTTCACAGTAGGAGGTCATGTGGGGATGTATGATTAGAGAACAGCAGAATGGTAGAAAGCTTTCAGTCTCTAACTCCTCCTAGGCCCACCACCTCCGCCCTTCTCCACAGGTGAGGCTGTGCACTGTGAGTTGAAACAGATACTGTGGTGCTGCATCTTTGATGCAGTCTGAGCTCTGCCAGCTCATTATGGAGTTGTAATTCAGAAACACAGTGCAGAGGGCCCACCGCATCACATTTCACTTTCCAAGGCCTGCTATGGTTACCACGACCTCAGACAGAGGGCCACCTTACACCAGTGGGTGTTGAGGGGAGGGAGGCTCACCAAAAATATCTACtttaatgttcatattttgatACCAAGAGCAAAACAAGGGTTTGGTGACAATGGTGTGACAATGGTTTGTCACATCAGATTGCATAATGCTAAAAGTGTCAGTTcaaacacattaataaaaaaacagaaatcagcaatacaaacactcacagatcacctaaataaaaaggcaagcaataataaaatgtgtgatcTTATAGTTTTATAACCTGTGCTAGAGGATACAGACCATGCTAACATCCTGTATTATAAATTATCTAGAGCCATACCCGATATGTTGCACAGTCGTTAACATTCAACATCAATTATGTTGTGTCTGGCAAGTGgtgattattcaaaaaaaaGTCTACAGAGCCACAATGTGAATGATAGCTAATCAACAAGCTGGTGCTAGAAGAATTGGAATGCATTTTTGAGCAATGTATTTACCTAAATCGTCCTTCATGTCATTTACAAGCAATTCTGTAAACATCCCTCAGCTAAAGATCCTATTAAATTTTTCGAGTGGAGATAAGTGGGGTATCTCTTAGTTATTTCAGCTGAGAGACTGGCTACAACTTCATACCCTCACGTGAACAGCTCAGTGACACTGAGACAgctgttttgattttgtttcatAAGGGATGTTTACTGGAAATATCAATGTTCAACTGTTGTTTCATTACAAGGGAAAATGCTTAGACCCTCTTTACAGTATAGGTTACAATGTTGAGGGTAGTGAACAACCCAAGCCTTTGGTATACCTGGGGGATGGGGGTTCTGATGACAGGTCTGTGGTCTCCTTGTTCACTCCTGGTACAGGATCAGCAAGCTGGGTGACAGCTCATCTCTTTAACTGCCTCTGACACTGGCCACTATCTGTCAGCACCATCGATAAGTGATTGCCTAGGATTAGCTTACACTGATAGGAGtgctagcaaaaaaaaaagagttagcACCTTTAACAGTTAAATATTTCCTGCCTGTGACCTGTCAGTGAGGTTCAATGGGGTACAGTCACATTCTGGTGTAAGGCTCTGGCATGAAAAACTCAAGCCTcattcacagaaaataaaatgcaaataaatgcagtTAAGCACTGGATGCCTGTCTGAACTGATGCCCTGTTctctttaaatgctttaaattatCTTTGCCTCTCCTATCAATTATAATTTACAATACCTGCAATAACAACACTGACATATTATGATACTTAAATTCAATGTAGAAAATATAGCTtagcttaaatgttaaaacacgTGCCAAACACAGATATCTTATGACTGCAGAGCAACATAACAGTCACCCAGAGTTGTATATTAGTCATACTGGCAAATTTAAAGTAAGCTGAATATGGTGAATAGTCTTCACTTATatggcgcttttctacctatgcttttctcaaagcacttcatACTGCTTCTCACtcaccattcacactcacaatcacacaccaatggaggagctgcta
The Channa argus isolate prfri chromosome 24, Channa argus male v1.0, whole genome shotgun sequence genome window above contains:
- the slc8a2a gene encoding sodium/calcium exchanger 2a isoform X1; this translates as MAPPPFRVSTLFFLLLSLFLLAHPCTSFQPQDLERASGAEVPQSMGNTTGSGKRTCSGTVVCRPGILLPVWSPLNPPLVEQTGRAVIYFLCLMYMFLGVSIIADRFMASIEVITSQEKEVTITKPNGETTVTTVRIWNETVSNLTLMALGSSAPEILLSVIEVCGHNFDAGELGPGTIVGSAAFNMFVIIGLCVWVIPDGESRKIKHLRVFFITAFWSIFAYIWLYLILAVISPGIVEVWEAIVTLLYFPVCVILAWIADRRLLFYKYMHKRYRADKRHGIVVEMEGDLGPKGTDVIMDGKLSDGSSYPGNSSVMVSVQTSNELDQNKEVVCILKDLKDKHPDKDLDQLIEMANYSALVHQKKSRAFYRVQATRMLIGAGNILKKHAAEHTRRLGVQNADKATCSHICFESPQYQCTENCGSLSLGVILDGGTGENIFYVDYCTENGSANAGADYEFTKGTLVFKPGETRKEIKVVILDDDIFEEDEHFFMRLQNLRLEEGGNEGTGTPPKGQLVEPLVATITILDDDHAGIFTFGQQVLRVSESTGTLSVTVMRNSGSRGTVAVPYHTEDGSAKAGVDYEETSGELQFTNEQTSQVLQVHIINVDEYEKQENFFIVLEDPKWLKRGLSALLLNQANPTPEEEEARRISEMGKPILGEHSRLEVIIEESCEFKSIVDKLLKDTNLAVVIGSHSWREQFIEAVTVSAGDGDEGEGQDQLMPNCFDYFMHILCIFWKILFACVPPTEYWNGWACFIVSISVIGVLTAIIGDLASHFGCTVGLRDSVTAVVFVALGTSLPDTFASKVAATQDQYADASVGNVTGSNAVNVFLGIGVAWSMAAIYWEVKGKIFHVDPGSLAFSVTLFTIFAFFSMGVLMLRRRPSIGGELGGPRIPKVLTSLFLFGLWFLYILFSSLEAYCHIQGF
- the slc8a2a gene encoding sodium/calcium exchanger 2a isoform X2; the encoded protein is MAPPPFRVSTLFFLLLSLFLLAHPCTSFQPQDLERASGAEVPQSMGNTTGSGKRTCSGTVVCRPGILLPVWSPLNPPLVEQTGRAVIYFLCLMYMFLGVSIIADRFMASIEVITSQEKEVTITKPNGETTVTTVRIWNETVSNLTLMALGSSAPEILLSVIEVCGHNFDAGELGPGTIVGSAAFNMFVIIGLCVWVIPDGESRKIKHLRVFFITAFWSIFAYIWLYLILAVISPGIVEVWEAIVTLLYFPVCVILAWIADRRLLFYKYMHKRYRADKRHGIVVEMEGDLGPKGTDVIMDGKLSDGSSYPGNSSVMVSVQTSNELDQNKEVVCILKDLKDKHPDKDLDQLIEMANYSALVHQKKSRAFYRVQATRMLIGAGNILKKHAAEHTRRLGVQNADKATCSHICFESPQYQCTENCGSLSLGVILDGGTGENIFYVDYCTENGSANAGADYEFTKGTLVFKPGETRKEIKVVILDDDIFEEDEHFFMRLQNLRLEEGGNEGTGTPPKGQLVEPLVATITILDDDHAGIFTFGQQVLRVSESTGTLSVTVMRNSGSRGTVAVPYHTEDGSAKAGVDYEETSGELQFTNEQTSQVLQVHIINVDEYEKQENFFIVLEDPKWLKRGLSANPTPEEEEARRISEMGKPILGEHSRLEVIIEESCEFKSIVDKLLKDTNLAVVIGSHSWREQFIEAVTVSAGDGDEGEGQDQLMPNCFDYFMHILCIFWKILFACVPPTEYWNGWACFIVSISVIGVLTAIIGDLASHFGCTVGLRDSVTAVVFVALGTSLPDTFASKVAATQDQYADASVGNVTGSNAVNVFLGIGVAWSMAAIYWEVKGKIFHVDPGSLAFSVTLFTIFAFFSMGVLMLRRRPSIGGELGGPRIPKVLTSLFLFGLWFLYILFSSLEAYCHIQGF